A stretch of the Rhodothermales bacterium genome encodes the following:
- a CDS encoding glycosyl hydrolase family 18 protein — protein sequence MIRGILRMVALTAVVYVSACSTAVDVDPGPDDPGLPDVPSVRMEVAAYHPYWATSAWSQYDMDLLDVLFFFDLPISPTGTIEDRRGWPHAWFDLIAAAESADTPIHVTVSILEAHVFRSVFSTPTYVQTLEETLVDLSASGSVSGLHLDVELFEPVSDQERNAFTDLVRRLSVRLKQGRPDFQLSIFLTATDPAEAYDDQALAAAVDFVVIQAYDLHWLTSPTAGPVSPLHGWGDRNWGAILARAEQNGIQREKMLFSVPYYGYEWPTVDSLSGAATRGPGRLTTYAPALVGVPAARDRAILNGMQRDPVSGSPWYAIQDSTGWTQGWYEDATSLALKYDFVQQEALRGVAIFPYAYGDATLESALRDARMTPLP from the coding sequence ATGATTCGCGGCATCCTGCGTATGGTCGCCCTTACTGCCGTGGTGTACGTTTCGGCGTGCTCCACGGCCGTGGATGTGGATCCGGGGCCGGATGATCCCGGGCTTCCGGATGTGCCGTCGGTCCGGATGGAAGTAGCTGCCTATCATCCATACTGGGCCACGTCCGCATGGTCGCAGTACGACATGGATCTGTTGGATGTCCTGTTTTTCTTCGATCTTCCCATCTCGCCGACAGGCACGATCGAGGACCGGCGGGGCTGGCCCCACGCCTGGTTCGATCTCATTGCCGCCGCTGAATCCGCGGACACCCCCATCCATGTCACGGTCAGCATCCTTGAGGCACATGTATTCCGGAGTGTATTCTCGACGCCGACGTACGTACAGACGCTCGAAGAGACGTTGGTCGACCTGTCCGCTTCCGGATCGGTTTCGGGCCTGCACCTGGATGTTGAACTGTTCGAGCCGGTATCCGATCAGGAACGGAATGCATTCACGGACCTGGTACGCCGGTTGTCGGTTCGCCTGAAGCAGGGCCGCCCGGATTTCCAGCTCAGCATCTTCCTGACCGCCACGGACCCGGCCGAAGCCTATGACGACCAGGCTCTCGCTGCAGCCGTGGACTTCGTGGTCATCCAGGCGTATGATCTGCATTGGTTGACGAGTCCGACGGCCGGGCCGGTTTCACCGCTCCATGGCTGGGGTGATCGCAACTGGGGGGCCATCCTGGCCCGCGCCGAGCAGAACGGGATCCAGAGGGAAAAAATGTTGTTTTCCGTACCCTACTATGGCTATGAATGGCCCACCGTGGACAGTCTCTCGGGTGCTGCGACGCGCGGTCCCGGGCGGCTGACGACCTATGCGCCTGCGCTCGTCGGCGTGCCGGCCGCCCGGGACCGCGCAATCCTGAACGGCATGCAACGGGATCCCGTATCGGGCTCGCCGTGGTACGCAATCCAGGATTCGACGGGATGGACGCAGGGTTGGTATGAGGATGCCACGTCACTGGCCCTGAAATACGACTTCGTCCAACAGGAAGCGCTGCGGGGTGTGGCCATTTTTCCGTACGCGTATGGCGATGCCACCCTCGAATCGGCGCTTCGGGACGCCCGGATGACCCCATTGCCATGA
- the mce gene encoding methylmalonyl-CoA epimerase, which yields MQLEHIGIAVDDIDAALDRFRRLFGAEPYKTEEVVSEGVRTHFLDAGGTKIELLEATSPDSPIARFIARQGPGMHHLAFAVEDASAMHAHAAALGLRLLNDAPKPGADGKQIFFVHPKDTGGVLMEFCSDHDPQAGS from the coding sequence ATGCAACTCGAACATATCGGCATTGCCGTCGATGATATTGACGCCGCACTGGACCGTTTCCGTCGCCTGTTCGGTGCCGAGCCCTACAAGACCGAGGAAGTGGTCTCGGAAGGCGTCCGTACCCATTTCCTGGACGCCGGGGGCACGAAGATTGAATTGCTGGAAGCCACCTCGCCGGATTCCCCCATCGCGCGGTTCATTGCGCGCCAGGGTCCCGGGATGCATCACCTGGCGTTTGCCGTGGAAGATGCGTCCGCCATGCACGCCCACGCCGCTGCGCTGGGCCTGCGTCTGCTGAACGATGCGCCGAAACCGGGCGCCGACGGCAAACAGATCTTTTTCGTCCACCCGAAGGATACAGGGGGCGTCCTCATGGAGTTTTGTTCGGACCACGATCCCCAGGCTGGCTCCTGA
- a CDS encoding transcription antitermination factor NusB, which yields MGLRARIEAARQLEQDEDRRSYTGHARRGGGGDAGDERQITDLVSGVTRWRRYLDFLVDHFYSGDPSNLDRKVRTVLRMGLYELVVSGTASHAAINESVELAKKHAHRRVSGLVNGILRAAQRAVESTTSGLADGGPGLPEPRTGDRAADLAIRYSHPDWMVRRWLARWPEEEVIALLQHNNAPPTFGVLDMSTGAVESVTSVQGLIRSGALARGDVRIQDVGAAQVVDILAPEPGMTILDVCAAPGGKAIASALRLGGSGRMIAADIHADRLGLVRDGAAKAGLDVVETRVMDARHPDNDLVDACDAVLIDAPCSGLGVLSKRADMRWQRTEGDLEELIALQREILGATARCVRPGGILVYSTCTTEPEENERQVEDFLAAHPGFVRDPIEANVPLTPSGDYLALPQRTGHDGAYAARLRRL from the coding sequence ATGGGACTACGTGCACGCATTGAAGCGGCCAGGCAACTGGAGCAGGATGAGGACCGTCGGTCCTACACCGGTCATGCCCGACGCGGCGGAGGGGGCGATGCGGGCGACGAGCGCCAGATCACGGACCTGGTATCGGGCGTAACGCGCTGGCGCCGCTACCTGGACTTCCTCGTGGATCATTTCTACAGCGGCGATCCGTCCAATCTGGACCGGAAGGTGCGTACGGTGCTGCGCATGGGGCTCTACGAACTCGTCGTCTCCGGGACCGCGTCCCATGCGGCCATCAACGAGAGCGTGGAACTGGCCAAGAAGCACGCCCACCGGCGCGTCTCCGGGCTGGTGAACGGCATCCTCAGGGCTGCCCAAAGGGCTGTCGAATCGACCACGTCGGGCTTGGCCGATGGTGGACCCGGGTTGCCTGAACCCCGGACAGGGGACCGGGCCGCGGACCTGGCCATCCGGTATTCCCATCCGGACTGGATGGTCCGCCGATGGCTCGCGCGCTGGCCGGAGGAAGAGGTGATCGCCCTCCTGCAGCACAACAATGCGCCTCCGACGTTTGGCGTGCTCGACATGTCCACCGGTGCGGTGGAATCCGTGACATCGGTGCAGGGACTCATCCGCAGCGGGGCGCTGGCCCGGGGAGATGTCCGCATCCAGGATGTGGGTGCGGCACAGGTGGTGGATATCCTGGCACCCGAGCCCGGAATGACCATACTGGATGTGTGTGCCGCGCCGGGTGGGAAGGCCATTGCTTCGGCCCTCCGTCTGGGTGGTTCGGGTCGGATGATCGCCGCGGACATCCATGCCGACCGTCTGGGGTTGGTCCGCGACGGGGCCGCGAAAGCCGGACTGGATGTAGTGGAGACGCGGGTCATGGATGCACGCCACCCGGACAATGACCTGGTCGATGCGTGCGATGCGGTGCTCATAGATGCGCCGTGCTCCGGTCTGGGCGTGCTCTCCAAGCGAGCCGACATGCGTTGGCAAAGAACGGAAGGAGACCTGGAGGAACTGATTGCGCTGCAACGGGAAATACTGGGCGCCACGGCGCGGTGTGTCCGACCGGGAGGGATCCTTGTATACAGCACCTGCACCACGGAGCCGGAGGAGAACGAACGCCAGGTGGAGGACTTCCTGGCCGCGCACCCTGGTTTCGTACGGGATCCCATTGAAGCGAATGTGCCGCTGACGCCGTCCGGCGACTACCTGGCGTTGCCGCAGCGGACCGGACACGATGGAGCCTATGCCGCCCGGTTGCGTCGGCTGTGA
- a CDS encoding M14 family zinc carboxypeptidase: MTWDGIHIPAGFLEASEADGEVIGFSEEQRPIRARVLGSGPRRIFLMGGAHADEPVGPTTLRALVRADHSTPFFQSLFSEWTLCVVPHVNPDGEARNAGWRDAWPDPEAYMAGVRREPPGRDLEFGFPDMRPENEVVAAFMRKYAPFRVHASLHGMGFSEGALLLIEKNWAYRTEALQRAFIRAANTHGLGLHDHNRKGEKGFFRIAAGFTTTPEGEAMRRYFLSHDEPETAALFRMSSMEYVRSLGGDPLCAVTELPLFLVDGSAGQPERPEAYLAFRERLPAIRSGLANGRSVRSEWTPFGLPPVPVTSAVDIHLQTLAALIQTAT, encoded by the coding sequence ATGACTTGGGACGGCATCCACATTCCCGCGGGCTTTCTGGAAGCATCGGAAGCGGACGGTGAGGTGATCGGATTTTCGGAAGAGCAGCGGCCCATCCGCGCTCGCGTACTGGGTAGTGGTCCGCGCCGGATCTTCCTGATGGGCGGGGCACACGCCGACGAGCCGGTCGGCCCCACGACGCTTCGGGCACTGGTCCGGGCCGACCACTCCACGCCCTTCTTCCAGTCCCTTTTCTCGGAATGGACGCTGTGCGTGGTGCCGCATGTGAACCCCGACGGCGAGGCGCGCAATGCCGGGTGGCGAGATGCTTGGCCGGATCCGGAAGCGTACATGGCCGGTGTGCGACGTGAGCCTCCGGGCAGGGACCTCGAGTTCGGGTTTCCTGACATGCGTCCCGAAAACGAGGTGGTCGCAGCGTTCATGCGGAAATACGCCCCGTTCCGTGTCCACGCCAGCCTCCATGGCATGGGGTTCTCTGAGGGCGCACTGCTGTTGATAGAGAAAAACTGGGCGTACCGGACCGAAGCCCTGCAACGCGCCTTTATCCGGGCGGCGAACACCCATGGACTCGGGCTGCACGACCACAACCGGAAGGGAGAGAAGGGGTTCTTCAGGATTGCCGCCGGATTCACGACGACCCCGGAGGGGGAGGCCATGCGCCGGTATTTCCTGTCCCACGACGAGCCCGAGACGGCTGCCCTGTTCCGGATGAGCTCCATGGAATACGTCCGTTCACTCGGAGGGGACCCGCTCTGTGCCGTGACGGAGCTCCCGCTTTTCCTGGTGGACGGGTCGGCGGGGCAGCCTGAGCGACCGGAGGCGTATCTGGCGTTCCGCGAACGGCTGCCGGCCATTCGCTCGGGACTGGCAAACGGCCGGTCCGTGCGATCGGAATGGACGCCATTCGGGCTGCCCCCCGTGCCGGTGACCTCGGCGGTGGATATCCATCTGCAGACGCTTGCCGCACTCATCCAAACAGCCACATGA
- a CDS encoding cation diffusion facilitator family transporter, translating into MKIDHSQEHTPLTDSDYQRPVMIASLVIAVLMLGGKTTAFVITGSAAILSDALESVIHLFATGFAAYSMWYASRPADASHPYGHGKITYFSSGFEGALIMIAAVAILHTAILDLIRGPQIQHLGTGLWITGGLAAVNGLLGFALVHTGKKHRSIILQANGHHVLTDMWTSIGVIAGLMLVYWTGILWFDPVLAIIVALNILWTAFRLMRNSVRGLLETVDATETERIRALLQEAADKEVVSGFHQLRHRRINNEVWIEYHLLFPEDLSVALAHDRSHRVEDAVHRLFPGDVVVVTAHLEPELHDEAHSDRQPEPLDVLGGGAS; encoded by the coding sequence ATGAAAATAGACCACTCCCAGGAACATACGCCGCTTACGGACTCCGATTACCAGCGACCGGTCATGATCGCGAGCCTGGTGATCGCGGTCCTCATGCTGGGAGGCAAGACGACCGCGTTCGTGATTACGGGCTCGGCGGCCATCCTTTCCGATGCGCTTGAGTCGGTCATCCATCTGTTCGCCACGGGGTTTGCGGCCTACAGCATGTGGTATGCATCGCGTCCCGCCGATGCGTCGCATCCGTACGGACACGGGAAGATCACCTACTTCTCGTCCGGTTTCGAGGGCGCACTCATCATGATCGCGGCGGTGGCCATTCTGCATACGGCCATCCTGGATCTCATCCGGGGCCCCCAAATCCAGCATCTGGGCACCGGTCTCTGGATTACGGGCGGGCTGGCGGCCGTGAATGGCCTGCTGGGATTCGCCCTTGTCCACACCGGTAAGAAGCATCGGAGCATTATCCTTCAAGCCAATGGCCACCATGTACTTACGGACATGTGGACAAGTATCGGTGTAATCGCCGGCCTCATGCTGGTGTATTGGACGGGCATCCTCTGGTTCGACCCGGTGCTGGCCATCATCGTGGCCCTGAATATCCTCTGGACGGCCTTCCGGTTGATGCGGAACTCCGTTCGCGGGCTGCTCGAGACGGTCGATGCGACCGAAACGGAGCGCATCCGTGCGCTGCTCCAGGAAGCCGCAGACAAGGAGGTCGTGAGCGGATTCCATCAACTGCGGCACCGGCGCATCAACAACGAAGTCTGGATCGAGTACCACCTGTTGTTTCCGGAAGACCTGTCCGTGGCCCTCGCGCATGATCGGAGTCATCGCGTGGAGGACGCCGTACATCGGTTGTTTCCGGGTGATGTCGTGGTCGTGACGGCGCATCTGGAGCCCGAACTGCACGATGAAGCCCATTCGGACCGGCAACCCGAGCCGTTGGACGTGCTGGGAGGGGGGGCGTCATGA
- a CDS encoding FAD-dependent oxidoreductase — MKADILIVGGTAAGTAAAAEARRRNPDVRIVLVDSNTDVAYSTCEMPMYVGGDVASAADLTRFSPASFAQEYAIDVRSGVRVLSVDLKSRVARTSDGDLRFDRLILATGARATVPAALAEDPGTWTGSDRRAPDVHVLRNLDDARAIRGLFDERAGQSDGGVHHAVIVGGGFVGLEVAHALRSHDVRVTVVQPEGHVLSAGLPKEQADRMVVAMQHADVAVRPTRAVGMDRGPDGRILALRTDDGEQIGCQFVLVATGIVPTSELADGMGLALTPGGAVQVNEQMRTSRSDVWACGDVVELPDAISGGSIWVPLAMNAFRSGRVAGANAARRPGTRPERMMPVVPAFAVRAFGLDAAYAGLRLDEARAAGYRAKAVDMTGASHARLLGGQDVLLRLVYDEPSGRVLGAATVGPPGSALRMNTVAALIRLRGTVDDLEAADTVYHPHVAPMHDPLKVAARLAQKSREER; from the coding sequence ATGAAAGCCGATATCCTGATTGTGGGAGGAACGGCCGCGGGGACGGCGGCAGCCGCCGAAGCGCGAAGGCGCAACCCGGATGTCCGGATCGTTCTGGTGGACAGCAATACGGACGTAGCCTACAGCACCTGCGAAATGCCCATGTATGTGGGCGGGGACGTGGCGTCCGCGGCGGACCTGACGCGGTTTTCGCCGGCTTCGTTCGCGCAGGAATACGCCATCGATGTGCGTTCCGGCGTGCGGGTCCTGTCGGTGGACCTGAAATCGCGCGTGGCACGGACATCGGATGGCGACCTCCGTTTTGACCGGTTGATCCTGGCCACGGGAGCGCGGGCGACCGTGCCGGCGGCCCTTGCGGAAGATCCGGGCACATGGACCGGTTCGGACAGGCGTGCTCCGGATGTACATGTTCTCCGGAACCTGGATGACGCACGGGCCATCCGGGGGTTGTTCGACGAGCGAGCCGGACAGTCCGACGGGGGTGTTCATCATGCCGTCATCGTGGGGGGCGGGTTCGTGGGCCTGGAAGTGGCCCATGCGTTGCGTTCGCATGACGTCCGGGTGACGGTGGTCCAGCCGGAGGGCCACGTGCTTTCAGCGGGCCTGCCGAAGGAGCAGGCCGACCGGATGGTTGTCGCCATGCAACACGCCGATGTGGCGGTCCGACCGACGCGTGCTGTCGGCATGGACAGGGGTCCCGACGGACGCATCCTGGCCTTGCGCACGGACGACGGGGAGCAAATCGGCTGTCAGTTCGTGCTCGTGGCCACCGGCATTGTGCCGACCTCGGAACTGGCCGACGGCATGGGCCTCGCCTTGACCCCGGGAGGGGCGGTCCAGGTGAATGAACAGATGCGGACGTCCAGGTCGGACGTCTGGGCATGTGGGGACGTCGTGGAACTGCCGGACGCCATCAGCGGGGGATCCATCTGGGTCCCGTTGGCCATGAACGCGTTCCGCTCGGGGCGCGTTGCCGGGGCCAATGCCGCACGCAGACCGGGGACGCGCCCCGAGCGGATGATGCCAGTCGTGCCGGCCTTCGCGGTACGGGCATTCGGATTGGATGCGGCCTACGCGGGTCTCCGCTTGGACGAGGCGCGGGCCGCCGGGTACCGGGCGAAGGCCGTGGACATGACGGGCGCCTCGCATGCCCGGTTGTTGGGGGGACAGGATGTCCTCCTGCGACTCGTATACGATGAACCCTCGGGGCGCGTACTGGGGGCGGCGACCGTAGGGCCACCGGGCTCCGCCCTGCGAATGAATACGGTCGCCGCCCTCATCCGCCTTCGCGGAACGGTGGACGACCTGGAAGCGGCCGATACGGTATATCACCCCCATGTAGCTCCCATGCACGATCCGCTCAAGGTGGCGGCTCGCCTGGCGCAAAAATCAAGAGAGGAACGATAG
- the glgA gene encoding glycogen synthase GlgA gives MNVCFVTSECVPYVKTGGLADVSGALPVALSRLGVHVKLILPLYDSIRVFDHGFIHATEFHGQSVSVADEVIPFNVWYGHLPDSEVEVYLVDCPRFFHGGRIYTNRPDEVLRFVFLQHAAIRILQQYAWSPDIIHANDWQTALLPRLIRTEYAWDHLFGRTRSILTIHNLAYQGHVPEWLSLRLDGVGNCLEDGIRHADRIVTVSPTYAREIQTYEFGEGLDGWLRSRGWDLDGILNGMDTEVWNPASDPHITTPYSAEAPGGKQQNRSALLKEFGLPAGDDSLVVGVISRFATQKGLDLLLAVLDDVLARSPVTFVVLGSGDAVLEDGFRYARQRHPERLGLRIGYDEALAHRIEAGADAFLMPSRYEPCGLNQMYSMRYGTLPIVHATGGLADTVIDLDEHPENGTGFIFRQPEPQAMAHALTRAVQAFRDGNRWAAAMRRGMQKDFSWDHASQAWLDVYRRALAQSRP, from the coding sequence ATGAATGTCTGTTTCGTCACCAGCGAGTGCGTGCCATACGTGAAAACCGGCGGTCTGGCCGATGTCTCGGGCGCGCTTCCCGTGGCCCTTTCCCGGCTGGGTGTACACGTCAAGCTCATCCTCCCATTATACGATTCCATCCGGGTCTTCGATCACGGCTTCATCCATGCCACGGAGTTCCACGGTCAATCCGTCAGTGTGGCCGACGAGGTCATCCCCTTCAATGTGTGGTACGGGCACCTTCCTGACTCGGAGGTGGAAGTGTACCTGGTGGACTGTCCACGATTCTTCCATGGAGGGCGCATCTATACGAACCGCCCGGATGAAGTGCTCCGTTTCGTCTTCCTGCAGCACGCGGCCATCCGCATCCTCCAGCAATACGCATGGTCCCCGGACATCATCCATGCAAACGACTGGCAGACCGCCCTCCTTCCGCGGCTCATCCGGACGGAATACGCATGGGACCATCTGTTCGGACGGACCCGATCGATACTGACCATCCACAATCTGGCCTACCAGGGTCACGTCCCGGAGTGGCTCTCCCTCCGGCTGGACGGGGTCGGGAATTGCCTGGAGGACGGCATCCGCCATGCCGACCGGATTGTCACGGTGTCTCCGACCTATGCCCGCGAAATCCAGACGTATGAATTCGGGGAAGGCCTCGACGGCTGGCTCCGATCCCGGGGTTGGGATCTCGACGGAATCCTGAACGGAATGGACACCGAGGTGTGGAATCCGGCCAGCGACCCGCACATCACCACCCCTTATTCAGCCGAAGCGCCCGGGGGAAAGCAGCAGAACCGGAGTGCCCTGCTCAAGGAATTCGGCCTGCCGGCCGGGGACGACTCGCTGGTGGTGGGCGTGATTTCCCGGTTCGCCACACAGAAAGGACTGGATTTGTTGCTTGCCGTATTGGACGATGTCCTGGCTCGGTCCCCGGTGACCTTCGTGGTTCTGGGCAGCGGGGACGCCGTGCTGGAGGACGGATTCCGGTACGCCCGGCAGCGCCACCCGGAACGACTGGGATTACGGATTGGATACGACGAGGCCCTGGCCCACCGGATTGAGGCCGGCGCTGACGCCTTCCTCATGCCGTCCCGGTACGAACCCTGCGGACTCAATCAGATGTACAGCATGCGCTATGGCACGCTGCCCATCGTACACGCCACGGGTGGATTGGCCGATACGGTCATCGATCTTGACGAGCACCCCGAAAACGGCACCGGATTCATATTCAGGCAACCCGAACCGCAAGCCATGGCCCATGCACTCACGCGAGCAGTCCAGGCATTCCGCGACGGGAACCGATGGGCCGCTGCCATGCGGAGGGGCATGCAGAAGGATTTCTCCTGGGACCACGCGTCACAGGCCTGGCTGGACGTGTACCGTCGGGCCCTCGCCCAATCGCGCCCGTAA
- a CDS encoding nucleoside recognition domain-containing protein, with protein sequence MDTVRSIIEIVSVFVLPLLIVGFPLYGLIKRVPVYEEFVEGAKDGFKVAVTIIPYLVAILFAIGMFRASGAMEFMVEGLRPVLGWIGVPPEVLPMMIIRPLTGSGSAAIVLDMIQQFGEDSILVKMVATMFGSTETTFYVIAVYFGAVNVKKTRHAVPAGLAADIVAMFLGVYVVMWLFG encoded by the coding sequence ATGGATACCGTTCGATCGATCATAGAAATCGTCTCCGTCTTTGTCCTTCCGCTGCTCATCGTCGGCTTTCCCTTGTATGGACTCATCAAGAGGGTCCCGGTCTATGAGGAGTTCGTGGAAGGAGCCAAGGACGGCTTCAAGGTGGCGGTCACCATCATCCCCTACCTCGTGGCCATCCTGTTTGCCATCGGCATGTTCCGTGCTTCGGGCGCCATGGAGTTCATGGTGGAAGGCCTCCGACCCGTCCTGGGTTGGATAGGCGTACCTCCCGAGGTCCTGCCCATGATGATCATCCGGCCGCTGACCGGTTCAGGATCGGCTGCCATCGTGTTGGACATGATCCAGCAGTTCGGAGAGGACTCCATCCTGGTCAAGATGGTCGCCACGATGTTCGGATCCACGGAGACAACGTTTTACGTGATTGCCGTCTATTTCGGGGCGGTCAATGTGAAGAAAACCCGCCATGCGGTGCCCGCCGGACTGGCCGCCGACATCGTAGCCATGTTCCTGGGCGTTTACGTGGTCATGTGGCTGTTTGGATGA
- a CDS encoding glycosyl hydrolase family 18 protein: protein MMSTSPSGFLRAGPGTLVRSLAVLVVWALFSVGVARAQTDSTRADTTQADKIQADSSAWRPYVAGYYAHWMGDAWKDMDLTLYDRVLFFTTRVDSLGLILTRNGWPEAWTGLDSAATAAGADLIPTVAMMERETILPVFADSVRWTRLVGEIERLVAESASPGVHLDIELFEPAPDSVVAGFASFLRLLNGVLPDSVDISVFAPAFDVSRMFDLPSLEPLVDDFYVQGYDLHWLDGPSAGPVAPMDGWGGANWQTILARYREAGIPDERIVMTLPYYGYEWPVASTAFGAATTGKGHILTYARVDSTRLPDIQRSVEGRLEILGLLRDDISGSPFYTWMDSTGLYQGWFEDEESIGTKLDFIRRESLGGAAVFLMGYDRGLFNPAIRAFRSQPGDRGPNKTP, encoded by the coding sequence ATGATGTCGACATCTCCATCTGGATTCCTGCGTGCCGGTCCGGGCACCCTCGTGCGATCCCTGGCCGTGTTGGTGGTCTGGGCGCTGTTTTCCGTTGGGGTCGCCCGCGCACAAACAGACTCAACCCGAGCCGACACGACCCAGGCTGACAAAATTCAGGCTGACTCCTCCGCGTGGCGTCCCTATGTGGCCGGGTACTATGCGCACTGGATGGGGGATGCCTGGAAGGACATGGACCTCACTCTGTACGACCGCGTCCTGTTCTTCACCACACGGGTGGATTCACTCGGACTCATTCTGACCCGGAATGGCTGGCCCGAAGCGTGGACCGGGCTGGACAGCGCCGCCACGGCTGCCGGAGCCGATCTCATTCCGACCGTCGCCATGATGGAGCGGGAAACCATTTTGCCGGTCTTCGCGGACTCCGTCCGGTGGACGCGTCTGGTGGGTGAAATCGAACGGTTGGTAGCCGAGTCCGCAAGTCCGGGTGTCCATCTGGACATCGAACTCTTCGAGCCTGCTCCCGACAGTGTCGTCGCAGGCTTCGCGTCGTTCCTTCGATTGTTGAACGGCGTCCTGCCCGACTCGGTGGATATTTCGGTATTCGCGCCGGCCTTCGATGTCAGCCGCATGTTCGATCTCCCGAGCCTGGAACCGCTCGTGGACGATTTTTACGTCCAGGGATACGATCTGCATTGGCTTGACGGGCCGTCGGCCGGACCGGTGGCCCCGATGGACGGGTGGGGTGGGGCCAACTGGCAGACCATCCTGGCGCGGTACCGGGAGGCCGGCATCCCGGACGAGCGGATTGTCATGACGCTGCCCTACTACGGCTATGAGTGGCCGGTGGCGTCGACGGCGTTCGGTGCCGCAACCACGGGCAAGGGGCATATCCTGACCTATGCCCGCGTGGACAGTACCCGGCTGCCGGATATCCAGCGGTCCGTGGAAGGCCGCCTGGAGATCCTGGGGCTGCTGCGCGACGACATTTCAGGCAGCCCGTTCTATACCTGGATGGATTCGACCGGACTGTACCAGGGCTGGTTCGAAGATGAGGAGAGCATTGGAACGAAGCTGGACTTCATCCGACGCGAAAGCTTGGGTGGAGCGGCCGTGTTCCTGATGGGATACGACCGGGGCCTGTTCAATCCCGCGATCAGAGCATTCAGGAGCCAGCCTGGGGATCGTGGTCCGAACAAAACTCCATGA
- a CDS encoding nucleoside recognition domain-containing protein: protein MLNYIWGGLIIISLVFALVYDTRDLARDTYRNNAEVALDIGMDSQSDLRRQPVTVTIPDDRFRQLYGVEHGSGGPWSGTLVRTADGMQLRFAADASVPEPLATIRDMTSPRDNDLRGPVLSLTPTSDSTATAIIRFEKVRFVKMQAIASAAFSMAETAVTLALGLIGVIALWMGLLKIAEASGMIHAVVRFTQPIFGPLFPEIPKGHPALGMIVLNLTANMLGLGNAATPLGIKAMEELQTLNPDPDTATNSMVMLLAMNTASVQLVPPVILVALMGLQINELIFAIIIVTTISLAVAIFSARFLSGLKRYRIPAKEEA, encoded by the coding sequence ATGCTGAATTACATCTGGGGCGGACTGATCATCATCAGTCTCGTCTTCGCCCTTGTCTACGATACCCGTGACCTGGCCCGGGACACGTATCGCAATAATGCGGAAGTCGCATTGGATATCGGAATGGACAGCCAATCCGACCTGCGACGGCAGCCGGTCACGGTGACTATTCCGGACGATCGTTTCCGGCAACTGTATGGTGTGGAGCACGGCTCTGGCGGTCCCTGGAGCGGTACGTTGGTCCGGACAGCCGACGGCATGCAACTCCGGTTCGCCGCCGACGCCTCGGTCCCCGAGCCGCTCGCAACCATCCGGGACATGACCTCGCCGCGGGACAACGACCTTCGGGGCCCGGTGCTGTCCCTCACGCCGACCTCGGACTCGACCGCGACGGCCATCATCCGGTTCGAGAAGGTCCGTTTCGTGAAGATGCAGGCCATTGCGTCGGCGGCCTTCTCCATGGCGGAAACCGCGGTCACGCTGGCCCTGGGACTCATCGGCGTGATAGCGCTCTGGATGGGCTTGTTGAAGATTGCCGAGGCATCCGGCATGATCCACGCCGTGGTGCGGTTCACCCAGCCCATTTTCGGTCCGTTGTTTCCGGAAATTCCCAAGGGCCATCCCGCTCTGGGCATGATCGTGCTCAACCTGACGGCGAACATGCTGGGCCTGGGCAATGCCGCAACGCCGCTCGGCATCAAGGCCATGGAAGAGCTGCAGACCCTGAATCCGGATCCGGATACCGCCACGAACTCCATGGTCATGCTCCTGGCCATGAATACGGCCAGCGTGCAGTTGGTGCCACCCGTCATCCTGGTGGCGCTCATGGGACTCCAGATCAATGAATTGATCTTTGCCATCATCATCGTAACGACCATCTCACTGGCGGTCGCCATCTTTTCGGCCCGGTTCCTGTCCGGTCTGAAGCGCTACCGCATACCCGCAAAGGAGGAGGCCTGA